A window of Vigna unguiculata cultivar IT97K-499-35 chromosome 4, ASM411807v1, whole genome shotgun sequence contains these coding sequences:
- the LOC114180748 gene encoding uncharacterized protein LOC114180748 translates to MYFRHCCKAKFIGALNEKLNVAQKEYIASTPFWWFPMLKQSLKISRNVLSQLYIKWVERRSGFDVGGEVVDFSLLDVCLGLGLRVVGEKIDLNEEVVESETLNTFGRQRVDVKLIYDFLMKFDDDVGDVELFCKLYVVLGISEFLLASKKGCVFPVIFKLVDDMENIGKYNWGTLVYEYLVFSLCSASLALQNEPSRFEFYVVGCAYLLELWSFDHLVVCQSTFKCKMNLFPRLLYWMNVSVGDKVMKTAFDYDMAIVDVAVSKEELDYAIVREAFEHFGIEYKTRDLKDKEELERLLEHHEVEIVDLEQSMSALDELVANWKGQQRKDEVRDEVGDDVFIDPPASVMSDEKDDGAQQSNMYDRMKVRPRMRFKSVATKTPYSVYGKKKLKSLQIG, encoded by the exons ATGTATTTTCGTCATTGCTGTAAAGCGAAGTTCATTGGTGCTTTGAACGAAAAGTTAAATGTGGCACAAAAGGAGTATATTGCAAGCACCCCGTTTTGGTGGTTTCCCATGTTAAAGCAATCATTGAAGATAAGTAGAAATGTTTTATCTCAGTTATATATTAAATGGGTTGAAAGAAGGAGTGGTTTTGATGTTGGTGGTGAAGTGGTGGACTTTAGTTTATTAGACGTTTGTTTAGGGTTAGGATTGAGGGTGGTCGgtgaaaaaattgatttaaatgagGAAGTTGTGGAGAGTGAGACGTTGAATACTTTTGGGCGTCAAAGAGTTGATGTTAAGTTGATATATgattttttgatgaaatttgatgatgatgttggtgATGTTGAATTATTTTGCAAGCTATATGTTGTGTTAGGAATATCAGAGTTCTTGCTTGCAAGTAAAAAGGGTTGTGTTTTCCCCgttatttttaaacttgttgATGACATGGAAAATATTGGGAAATATAATTGGGGTACATTAGTGTATGAGTATTTAGTGTTTAGCTTGTGTAGTGCTTCGTTGGCGTTGCAGAACGAACCAAGTCGATTTGAGTTTTATGTTGTTGGATGTGCGTATTTGCTTGAg TTATGGTCATTTGATCATTTGGTTGTTTGTCAATCAACGTTCAAGTGTAAGATGAACTTGTTCCCACGATTGTTGTATTGGATGAATGTGAGCGTGGGTGACAAGGTCATGAAGACTGCGTTTGATTACGACATG GCTATTGTTGATGTGGCGGTGTCAAAGGAAGAACTTGATTATGCTATTGTAAGAGAAGCATTTGAACATTTTGGCATTGAATACAAAACCCGAGATTTGAAGGACAAGGAAGAGCTAGAGCGTTTGCTAGAACATCATGAAGTAGAGATAGTTGATTTGGAACAATCTATGTCCGCATTGGATGAGTTGGTTGCAAATTGGAAGGGTCAACAGCGGAAGGATGAGGTCCGAGATGAAGTTGGTGATGATGTTTTCATTGATCCACCTGCATCTGTAATGAGtgatgaaaaagatgatggtgCACAACAAAGCAATATGTATGACCGTATGAAGGTTCGACCTAGGATGCGGTTCAAGAGTGTTGCCACAAAAACACCATATTCTGTTTATGGAAAGAAGAAGTTGAAATCACTACAAATTGGTTGA